Proteins co-encoded in one Medicago truncatula cultivar Jemalong A17 chromosome 8, MtrunA17r5.0-ANR, whole genome shotgun sequence genomic window:
- the LOC11413686 gene encoding protein phosphatase 1 regulatory inhibitor subunit PPP1R7 homolog has product MEKVVTMESSTTTTATDLEDDESSTLLDLTSYQLHDLDSVELPSNLTELDLTANRLSTLDPRIAQLSDLKNLSLRQNLITDAAVVPLSSWNTLSSLEELVLRDNQLKNIPDVSIFKKLLVFDVSFNEIASLHGVSRVCNTLKELYVSKNEVTKIEEIEHFHQLQILELGSNKLRVMENLQTLVNLQELWLGRNRIKVVNLCGLKCIKKISLQSNRLTSMIGFEGCIALEELYLSHNGITKMEGLSSLANLRVLDVSSNKLTSVDDIHNLTQLEDLWLNDNQIESLEGFAEAVAGSREKLTTIYLENNLCAKSPNYTAILREVFPNIQQIDSDVFS; this is encoded by the exons ATGGAGAAGGTAGTGACAAtggaatcatcaacaacaacaacggctACTGATCTAGAAGACGACGAATCATCAACCCTATTGGATCTCACCAGTTACCAGCTTCACGATCTCGACTCAGTCGAATTACCTTCTAACCTCACCGAGTTAGACCTCACCGCCAATCGTTTATCCACTCTCGACCCTCGCATCGCCCAACTCTCCGATCTCAAAAATCTCTCTCTCCGTCAAAACCTAATCACCGACGCCGCCGTTGTTCCTCTCTCTTCCTGGAACACCCTCTCTTCTCTCGAG GAATTGGTGTTGCGTGATAATCAATTAAAGAATATTCCTGATGTAAGCATATTTAAGAAGCTTTTGGTTTTTGATGTGTCTTTCAACGAAATCGCTTCGTTACATGGTGTGTCTAGGGTTTGCAACACGCTCAAAGAGCTTTATGTGTCAAAAAATGAAGTTACCAAAATTGAGGAGATTGAACATTTTCATCAATTGCAGATTTTGGAACTCGGATCCAACAAATTACGG gtgatgGAGAATTTGCAGACCCTGGTGAATTTGCAAGAGTTATGGCTTGGACGTAATCGAATTAAAGTTGTGAATCTATGTGGTTTGAAATGCATTAAGAAGATTAGTTTGCAAAGCAATCGTCTTACTTCGATGATAGGATTTGAG GGTTGCATAGCTCTAGAAGAACTATACTTGAGCCACAATGGTATCACAAAAATGGAAGGCTTGTCATCTTTAGCCAATCTCCGGGTTTTAGATGTATCATCAAATAAGCTAACCTCTGTGGATGACATTCATAACCTAACACA ATTAGAAGATTTGTGGCTTAATGACAACCAAATAGAATCACTCGAAGGATTTGCTGAGGCTGTCGCTGGTTCAAGAGAGAAGCTTACCACAATCTACCTAGAAAATAACCTTTGT GCTAAGTCACCCAACTATACTGCCATCTTAAGGGAAGTCTTTCCCAACATTCAACAAATCGATTCTGATGTATTTTCTTAA